One genomic segment of Dysosmobacter sp. Marseille-Q4140 includes these proteins:
- a CDS encoding 4Fe-4S binding protein, producing the protein MAYKITSACVSCGACADACPAGAISQGDDQYVIDAAACLDCGSCSDTCPNGAIVPEE; encoded by the coding sequence ATGGCTTACAAGATTACTTCTGCCTGCGTGAGCTGCGGTGCCTGCGCGGATGCCTGCCCCGCCGGTGCCATCAGCCAGGGCGATGACCAGTACGTCATCGATGCTGCCGCCTGCCTGGACTGCGGTTCTTGCAGCGACACCTGCCCCAACGGCGCCATCGTCCCCGAGGAATAA
- the dapD gene encoding 2,3,4,5-tetrahydropyridine-2,6-dicarboxylate N-acetyltransferase, producing the protein MNAQEIIDYIANSEKKTPVKVYVNTTGPVDFGTAKVFGGANAQGVGSYVVFGDWKDLAPILEANASKITDTVVENDRRNSGVPLLDMKGIPARIEPGAIIREKVEIGEGAVIMMGAVINIGAVIGKGTMIDMGTILGGRAMVGDRCHIGAGTVLAGVVEPASATPVVIEDDVVIGANAVVIEGVRVGRGAVVAAGAVVIEDVPAGAVVAGSPARIVKMKDEKTEGKTALVDALRKL; encoded by the coding sequence ATGAACGCCCAGGAGATCATTGATTACATTGCAAATTCCGAGAAAAAGACCCCGGTGAAGGTCTATGTCAATACCACCGGCCCCGTGGACTTCGGCACCGCCAAGGTCTTCGGCGGCGCCAACGCCCAGGGGGTTGGCAGCTACGTGGTGTTCGGCGACTGGAAGGACCTGGCCCCCATCCTGGAGGCCAACGCCAGCAAAATCACCGACACCGTGGTGGAGAACGACCGCCGCAACTCCGGCGTGCCCCTGCTGGACATGAAGGGCATCCCCGCCCGGATCGAGCCCGGCGCCATCATCCGGGAAAAGGTGGAGATCGGCGAGGGCGCCGTCATCATGATGGGCGCCGTCATCAACATCGGCGCCGTCATCGGCAAGGGCACCATGATCGACATGGGCACCATCCTGGGCGGCCGGGCCATGGTGGGCGACCGGTGCCACATCGGCGCGGGCACCGTGCTGGCCGGCGTGGTGGAGCCTGCCTCCGCCACCCCCGTGGTCATTGAGGACGACGTGGTCATCGGCGCCAACGCCGTGGTCATCGAGGGCGTCCGGGTGGGCCGGGGCGCTGTGGTGGCCGCCGGCGCCGTGGTCATTGAGGACGTGCCCGCCGGCGCCGTGGTGGCCGGCAGCCCCGCCCGGATCGTGAAGATGAAGGACGAAAAGACTGAGGGCAAGACCGCCCTGGTGGATGCTCTGCGCAAGCTGTGA
- a CDS encoding helix-turn-helix transcriptional regulator — MEKNQSVMAIREYGRVHVRLREVLEQRQMKRNALAKAANTRFEVVDKWFRDDVEKIDADVLARFCFVLGCRVEDLLEYRE; from the coding sequence ATGGAGAAGAACCAGTCTGTCATGGCGATACGGGAATACGGCCGGGTCCATGTCCGCCTGCGGGAAGTTCTGGAACAGCGGCAGATGAAGCGCAACGCGCTGGCCAAGGCCGCCAACACCCGGTTTGAGGTGGTGGACAAATGGTTCCGGGACGATGTGGAGAAGATCGACGCGGATGTGCTGGCCCGGTTCTGCTTCGTCCTGGGCTGCCGGGTGGAGGACCTGCTGGAATATCGGGAATAA
- the dapB gene encoding 4-hydroxy-tetrahydrodipicolinate reductase encodes MRYILIGRGKMGKLIRETATAAGDEIQAAFGHDDLDQLGQLGKVADVVIDFSRPEALPEIAAYVRRTGTPLLSGTTGYSPRDLELLRSLGTAAPVLWSANFSLGVAVLYRALQTVSGVLKPDFDIEITETHHNQKADAPSGTAKLLVEALDPQHALRPVYGREGNCGKRPREEIGIHALRGGTVAGTHTVHFFGPDEELEFTHRAASRQIFVNGALHMARLLPGKPCGVYDLQKILFGE; translated from the coding sequence GTGAGATACATCCTCATCGGACGGGGCAAAATGGGCAAACTGATCCGGGAGACGGCCACCGCCGCCGGAGACGAGATCCAGGCCGCCTTCGGCCACGACGATCTGGACCAGCTGGGACAGCTGGGGAAGGTGGCCGACGTGGTCATCGACTTCTCCCGGCCGGAGGCCCTGCCGGAGATCGCCGCCTACGTCCGCCGGACCGGCACGCCCCTGCTCTCCGGCACCACCGGCTACTCCCCCCGGGACCTGGAGCTGCTCCGGTCCCTGGGCACCGCGGCCCCCGTCCTCTGGAGCGCCAACTTCTCCCTGGGCGTGGCGGTGCTGTACCGGGCCTTGCAGACCGTCTCCGGCGTGCTGAAGCCGGACTTTGACATCGAGATCACCGAGACCCACCACAACCAGAAGGCCGACGCCCCCAGCGGCACGGCAAAGCTGCTGGTGGAGGCCCTGGACCCCCAGCACGCCCTGCGGCCGGTGTACGGCCGGGAGGGCAATTGCGGCAAGCGGCCCCGGGAGGAGATCGGCATTCACGCCCTGCGGGGCGGCACCGTGGCCGGGACCCACACGGTCCACTTCTTCGGCCCAGACGAGGAGCTGGAGTTCACCCACCGGGCCGCCAGCCGCCAGATCTTCGTCAACGGCGCGCTGCACATGGCCCGGCTGCTGCCGGGAAAGCCCTGCGGGGTCTATGACCTGCAAAAAATCTTGTTTGGAGAGTGA
- a CDS encoding methyltransferase: MERWDRLRTGGYRFVYDDALFPPGTDSFLLSAFPKLRPGLRICDLGCGTGLLGLLLLQRQPAMTATGVELLPQAAALAERTAAANGLEDRLTVRTGDLRQIRQLLPPAAFDLVVCNPPYYPAGSGLLPESRVLQTARTELGCTLEEVCAAAAYLLPWGGRFCLVHKPERLADLCCALRGAGLELKRLRAVCPRAGDAPSLLLAEGRRGGRPGVEILPPLILRGPDGAPTAELDTIYFRTQEETP, translated from the coding sequence ATGGAGCGCTGGGACCGGCTGCGGACCGGCGGATACCGCTTCGTCTACGACGACGCCCTGTTCCCGCCGGGGACGGACAGCTTTCTCCTCTCCGCTTTTCCAAAGCTGCGGCCAGGGCTGCGGATCTGCGACCTGGGCTGCGGTACGGGCCTGCTGGGCCTGCTGCTGCTCCAGCGCCAGCCGGCAATGACGGCGACCGGGGTGGAGCTGCTGCCCCAGGCCGCGGCCCTGGCGGAGCGGACGGCCGCCGCCAACGGCCTAGAGGACCGCCTCACGGTCCGGACCGGCGACCTGCGGCAGATCCGCCAGCTGCTGCCCCCTGCCGCCTTTGACCTGGTGGTGTGCAATCCCCCCTACTACCCCGCCGGCTCCGGGCTTCTGCCGGAGTCCCGCGTCCTGCAAACCGCCCGGACGGAGCTGGGCTGCACCCTGGAGGAGGTCTGCGCCGCGGCGGCGTACCTGCTGCCCTGGGGCGGGCGATTCTGCCTGGTCCACAAGCCGGAGCGGCTGGCGGATCTGTGCTGCGCCCTGCGGGGGGCGGGACTGGAGCTCAAGCGCCTGCGGGCCGTGTGCCCCAGGGCTGGGGACGCCCCTTCCCTGCTGCTGGCGGAGGGCCGCCGGGGCGGGCGGCCCGGCGTGGAGATCCTGCCGCCCCTGATACTCCGGGGGCCGGACGGGGCTCCCACGGCGGAGCTGGATACCATCTATTTTCGCACACAGGAGGAAACGCCATGA
- a CDS encoding 4-hydroxy-tetrahydrodipicolinate synthase, with protein MKFEHLQGSIVAMVTPFHEDGSVNFEVLTELLERQIAEGTDAILTLGTTGEYSTMTHEEDAAVVAHTIKVVNGRVPVIVGSGSNCTATQVEKSIEYQNMGADALLLIAPYYNKANPEGMYRHFAETADAVHIPCILYNVPGRTGCSIPVSVVEKLSKHPNIAGIKEASGDMSYAMKIAHCIGPDFALYSGNDDITVPLMSIGGSGVISVYANVMPRMCHEIVADYLGGNQARAVENHLKYLKLMNDLFMEVNPIPVKAAMNLMGLNVGPMRLPLCEMTPEHTEALRRTLEEAGLL; from the coding sequence ATGAAGTTCGAACATTTGCAGGGATCCATCGTCGCTATGGTCACCCCGTTCCACGAGGACGGCAGCGTCAATTTCGAGGTGCTGACCGAGCTGCTGGAGCGCCAGATCGCCGAAGGCACCGACGCCATTTTGACCCTGGGCACCACCGGCGAGTACTCCACCATGACCCATGAGGAGGACGCCGCCGTGGTGGCCCATACCATCAAGGTCGTGAACGGCCGGGTGCCGGTCATCGTTGGCAGCGGCTCCAACTGCACCGCCACCCAGGTGGAAAAGAGCATCGAGTACCAGAACATGGGCGCCGACGCCCTGCTGCTGATCGCGCCCTACTACAACAAGGCCAACCCCGAGGGCATGTACCGCCACTTCGCCGAGACGGCGGACGCGGTCCACATCCCCTGCATCCTCTACAACGTCCCCGGCCGCACCGGCTGCTCCATCCCCGTCTCCGTGGTGGAGAAGCTCAGCAAGCACCCCAACATCGCCGGCATCAAGGAGGCCAGCGGCGATATGTCCTACGCCATGAAGATCGCCCACTGCATCGGGCCGGACTTCGCACTGTACTCCGGCAACGACGACATCACCGTGCCCCTCATGAGCATCGGCGGCAGCGGCGTCATCTCCGTCTACGCCAACGTCATGCCCCGGATGTGCCATGAGATCGTGGCGGACTACCTGGGCGGCAACCAGGCCCGGGCCGTTGAAAATCACCTGAAGTACTTAAAGCTCATGAACGACCTGTTCATGGAGGTGAACCCCATCCCCGTCAAGGCCGCCATGAACCTGATGGGATTGAACGTGGGTCCCATGCGGCTGCCCCTGTGCGAGATGACCCCGGAGCACACCGAGGCTCTGCGCCGCACCCTGGAGGAGGCGGGACTGCTGTGA
- a CDS encoding ATP-dependent Clp protease ATP-binding subunit, whose amino-acid sequence MNENKFTPRAEEALRLSQEAAGDLGHGYVGTEHLLLGLIREGEGMAHTVLTEAGLTDEMIVEILKKSVGAGLPGGNPAQGLTPRAKRVVEIAMEDSVRGGYNYVGTEHLLAGILREGNNMAVRILRTAGVDARHLYSALMQKLNETPRGRASEAKSAPAKEDAAKTKTLREFTRDLTADARSGKLDPVIGRDDEIQRVIQILSRRTKNNPCLIGEPGVGKTAIAEGLARKIVLGDVPDDLLDKRLLSLDLSGMVAGTKYRGEFEERIKKVLEEVKKSGNVILFIDELHTIVGAGSAEGAVDAANIIKPALGRGEIQVVGATTLNEYRQYIEKDAALERRFQPVQVGEPSQEASLEILKGLRERYEKHHKLQITDEALEAAVSLSARYINDRFLPDKAIDLMDEAASRVRMETEEISPELKSLEEKIAALVKDKDAAIAAQDYEKAAQLRDIEKDYREQVEIERDKRRKNNAQHRPVTADDIAAVVAGWTGIPVTRLTEDEGQRLLHMEETLHERVVGQDEAVKAVARAIRRGRVGLKDPKRPIGSFLFLGPTGVGKTELCKSLAEAMFGDENAMIRIDMSEYMERHTVSRLIGSPPGYVGHEEGGQLTEKVRRKPYSVVLFDEIEKAHEDVWNILLQILDDGRITDSQGRTVDFKNTVIVMTSNIGAKTLTAAGGKLGFSAEEHGTDPDAEKKFQQAREAVLAELRQTFRPEFLNRIDDIIVFRPLTQADIEEVARRMLRTVSARMEAMGIHLDASNEAVAELAKEGFDPKYGARPLRRAIQSKVEDAVAEKMLDGTLHSGDTARLTVEDDKLLVTK is encoded by the coding sequence ATGAATGAGAACAAATTCACGCCCAGGGCCGAGGAGGCTCTGCGGCTTTCCCAGGAGGCGGCTGGGGATCTGGGCCACGGGTACGTGGGCACCGAGCACCTGCTGCTGGGCCTGATCCGGGAGGGCGAGGGCATGGCCCACACCGTCCTGACCGAGGCGGGCCTCACCGACGAGATGATCGTGGAGATCCTGAAAAAGAGCGTGGGCGCGGGGCTGCCCGGCGGCAACCCGGCCCAGGGCCTGACCCCCCGGGCCAAGCGGGTGGTGGAGATCGCTATGGAGGACTCCGTGCGGGGCGGCTACAACTACGTGGGCACCGAGCACCTGCTGGCCGGCATCCTGCGGGAGGGCAACAACATGGCCGTCCGCATCCTGCGCACCGCCGGCGTGGACGCCCGGCACCTCTACTCCGCCCTGATGCAGAAGCTCAATGAGACGCCCCGGGGCCGGGCCTCCGAGGCCAAGAGCGCCCCGGCCAAGGAGGACGCCGCCAAGACCAAGACTCTGCGGGAGTTCACCCGGGACCTGACCGCGGACGCCCGCTCCGGCAAGCTGGACCCGGTCATCGGCCGTGACGATGAGATCCAGCGGGTCATCCAGATCCTCTCCCGCCGGACCAAGAACAACCCCTGCCTGATCGGCGAGCCCGGCGTGGGCAAGACCGCCATCGCCGAGGGGCTGGCCCGGAAGATCGTCCTGGGCGACGTGCCTGACGACCTGCTGGATAAGCGCCTGCTGTCTCTGGACCTGAGCGGCATGGTGGCCGGTACCAAGTACCGGGGCGAGTTTGAGGAGCGGATCAAGAAGGTGCTGGAGGAGGTCAAGAAGTCCGGCAACGTGATCCTCTTCATCGACGAGCTCCACACCATCGTGGGCGCCGGCAGCGCCGAGGGCGCTGTGGACGCGGCCAACATCATCAAGCCGGCCCTGGGCCGGGGCGAGATCCAGGTGGTCGGCGCCACCACGCTCAATGAGTACCGCCAGTATATCGAAAAGGACGCCGCCCTGGAGCGCCGGTTCCAGCCGGTCCAGGTGGGCGAGCCCAGCCAGGAGGCCAGTCTGGAGATCCTCAAGGGCCTGCGGGAGCGCTATGAGAAGCACCACAAGCTCCAGATCACCGACGAGGCCCTGGAGGCCGCCGTATCCCTGTCCGCCCGGTATATCAACGACCGTTTCCTGCCCGACAAGGCCATCGACCTGATGGACGAGGCCGCCAGCCGGGTGCGGATGGAGACGGAGGAGATCTCTCCCGAGCTCAAGAGCCTGGAGGAGAAGATCGCCGCCCTGGTCAAGGACAAGGATGCCGCCATCGCCGCCCAGGACTATGAGAAGGCCGCCCAGCTGCGGGACATCGAGAAGGATTACCGCGAGCAGGTGGAGATCGAGCGGGACAAGCGCCGCAAAAACAATGCCCAGCACCGCCCCGTCACCGCCGATGACATCGCCGCCGTGGTGGCCGGCTGGACCGGCATCCCCGTCACCCGCCTCACCGAGGACGAGGGGCAGCGGCTGCTGCACATGGAGGAGACCCTCCACGAGCGGGTAGTGGGCCAGGACGAGGCCGTCAAGGCCGTGGCCCGGGCCATCCGCCGCGGCCGTGTGGGCCTCAAGGACCCCAAGCGACCCATCGGCTCCTTCCTGTTCCTGGGTCCCACGGGCGTGGGCAAGACGGAGCTGTGCAAGTCTTTGGCCGAGGCCATGTTCGGTGACGAGAACGCCATGATCCGCATTGATATGTCCGAGTACATGGAGCGGCACACGGTGTCCCGCCTGATCGGCTCTCCCCCGGGCTATGTGGGCCACGAGGAGGGCGGCCAGCTGACCGAGAAGGTCCGCCGCAAGCCCTACTCCGTGGTGCTGTTCGACGAGATCGAGAAGGCCCATGAGGACGTGTGGAACATCCTGCTGCAGATCCTGGACGACGGCCGCATCACCGACTCCCAGGGCCGCACCGTGGACTTCAAGAACACGGTCATCGTCATGACCAGCAACATCGGCGCCAAGACCCTGACCGCCGCCGGCGGGAAGCTGGGCTTCTCCGCCGAGGAGCACGGCACCGACCCCGACGCCGAGAAGAAGTTCCAGCAGGCCCGGGAGGCCGTCCTGGCGGAGCTGCGCCAGACCTTCCGTCCGGAGTTTTTGAACCGGATCGACGACATTATCGTCTTCCGCCCCCTGACCCAGGCGGACATCGAAGAGGTGGCCCGCCGGATGCTGCGGACCGTCTCCGCCCGGATGGAGGCCATGGGCATCCATCTGGACGCCAGCAACGAGGCCGTGGCGGAGCTGGCCAAGGAGGGCTTCGACCCCAAGTACGGTGCCAGACCCCTGCGCCGGGCCATTCAGAGCAAGGTGGAGGACGCCGTGGCCGAGAAGATGCTGGACGGCACGCTCCACAGCGGCGACACCGCCCGCCTCACCGTGGAGGACGACAAGCTGCTGGTGACCAAGTGA
- a CDS encoding UvrB/UvrC motif-containing protein, translated as MKCEHCGKNEVTFVYRSNINGQVEEKHLCSDCAEKLGYTQRITAHNQRMMQNFFGNGFFGGGLLDDFFAPMPSLMSRMNHLLDDPFDDFFSDMPALGAPARQSSQQEEKKEDLVEKEEQSRFSRMRQMNALRMEMKKAVHQENFERAAEIRDQIKALEAERKESKENKE; from the coding sequence ATGAAATGCGAACATTGCGGTAAGAATGAAGTTACCTTTGTATACCGGAGCAACATCAACGGCCAGGTGGAGGAGAAGCACCTTTGCAGCGACTGCGCGGAGAAGCTGGGCTACACCCAGCGGATCACCGCCCACAACCAGCGGATGATGCAGAACTTCTTCGGCAACGGCTTCTTCGGCGGCGGGCTGCTGGACGATTTCTTCGCCCCCATGCCCAGCCTGATGAGCCGGATGAACCACCTGCTGGACGATCCCTTCGACGACTTCTTCAGCGACATGCCCGCCCTGGGCGCCCCCGCCCGGCAGAGCAGTCAGCAGGAGGAGAAGAAGGAGGATCTGGTGGAGAAGGAGGAGCAGAGCCGCTTCTCCCGGATGCGCCAGATGAACGCGCTGCGGATGGAGATGAAGAAGGCCGTCCATCAGGAGAACTTCGAGCGGGCCGCCGAGATCCGGGACCAGATCAAGGCCCTGGAGGCCGAGCGCAAGGAGTCCAAGGAGAACAAGGAATAA
- a CDS encoding putative heavy metal-binding protein — MILTTTPSVEGRTITAYHGVVFGEVISGVNVLKDFAAGLSNFFGGRSNTYEDELMRARTQALAELEQRAQILGADAVVGIDVDYEVLGADNGMLMVTVSGTAVSLN, encoded by the coding sequence ATGATTCTCACCACCACCCCCTCTGTGGAGGGCCGCACCATCACCGCGTACCACGGCGTCGTGTTCGGAGAGGTGATCTCCGGCGTCAACGTCCTCAAGGACTTTGCCGCTGGTTTGTCCAACTTCTTCGGCGGGCGCTCCAACACCTATGAGGACGAGCTGATGAGGGCCCGCACCCAGGCACTGGCGGAGCTGGAGCAGCGGGCGCAGATCCTGGGCGCCGACGCTGTGGTTGGCATCGACGTGGACTACGAGGTGCTGGGCGCGGACAACGGGATGCTGATGGTCACCGTCAGCGGCACCGCGGTGTCTTTGAACTGA
- the rsmI gene encoding 16S rRNA (cytidine(1402)-2'-O)-methyltransferase: protein MSGTLYLVATPIGNLGDFSPRAVETLEAVDFIAAEDTRVSVKLLNHFEIKKPLVSYHQHNHVTAGQAILNRLLGGESCALVTDAGTPAISDPGEELVRLCADNGVEVLSIPGCCAAVNALAVSGLPTGRFTFEGFLSVNKKTRREHLAALENEERTMIFHEAPHKLLSTLEDLSAAFGPERPVALCRELTKLHEETIRTTLGQAADHWRDTAPKGEFVLVVAGRPPRQEAAMTVEEAVDRVLVLRDGGMRLKDAAREVADATGLSKNELYAAALGR, encoded by the coding sequence ATGAGCGGTACCTTATATCTGGTGGCCACCCCCATCGGCAATCTGGGGGACTTCTCCCCCCGGGCGGTGGAGACACTGGAGGCGGTGGACTTCATCGCCGCCGAGGACACCCGGGTGTCCGTGAAGCTGCTGAACCACTTCGAGATCAAAAAGCCCCTGGTCAGCTATCACCAGCACAACCATGTCACCGCCGGGCAGGCGATCCTCAACCGGCTGCTGGGGGGCGAATCCTGCGCCCTGGTCACCGACGCCGGCACCCCTGCCATCTCCGACCCCGGAGAGGAGCTGGTGCGGCTGTGCGCGGACAACGGCGTGGAGGTACTGTCCATCCCCGGCTGCTGTGCGGCGGTGAACGCCCTGGCGGTCAGCGGCCTGCCCACGGGCCGCTTCACCTTCGAGGGCTTCCTCTCTGTCAACAAGAAGACCCGGCGGGAGCACCTGGCCGCGCTGGAAAACGAGGAGCGCACCATGATCTTTCACGAGGCGCCCCACAAGCTGCTCTCCACCCTGGAAGACCTCTCCGCCGCCTTCGGACCGGAGAGGCCGGTGGCATTGTGCCGGGAGCTGACCAAACTCCACGAGGAGACCATCCGCACCACCCTGGGCCAGGCAGCGGACCATTGGCGGGATACCGCCCCCAAGGGGGAGTTCGTGCTGGTGGTGGCAGGCCGCCCGCCCCGGCAGGAGGCCGCCATGACGGTGGAGGAAGCCGTGGATCGGGTGCTGGTTCTCCGGGACGGCGGGATGCGTCTGAAGGACGCCGCCCGGGAGGTGGCCGACGCCACGGGCCTCTCCAAAAATGAGCTGTACGCCGCCGCTCTGGGGCGGTAA
- a CDS encoding amidohydrolase produces MSVVEYRRQLHRIPELDNQLPETTAYVRSVLEPLGCKVFTPITGSVCAWFDAGRHESVAFRADLDALPVPEQTGLPYASAHPGVMHACGHDGHTAMVLALAEYVAAHLSELPRNVLLIFQPSEETTGGAGKLCQAGVLERYRVRHIFGLHLWPGLEQGVIASRPGPLMARSNEVTVTVEGRSVHMSRASEGRDALTAGIAYLQRAYAMMDSLPPAEPRVLRFGKMVSGTVRNAISGRTVLEGSLRTYREETFRFCRRQLQDIGKALEAETGCTVTVHLSEGYPAVWNHEELYADVSAKLGADAPLLLEAPMLAAEDFSFYQQYTPGVFFLLGVGDTPQLHAPEFAFDDEAVLPQGVAFLQKLLMLD; encoded by the coding sequence ATGTCCGTGGTCGAATACCGCCGCCAGCTCCACCGGATCCCGGAGCTGGACAATCAGCTGCCGGAGACGACGGCCTATGTCCGCTCTGTATTGGAGCCGCTGGGGTGCAAGGTGTTTACGCCTATCACCGGCAGCGTGTGCGCCTGGTTCGACGCCGGACGCCATGAGAGCGTGGCCTTCCGGGCGGATCTGGACGCCCTGCCGGTGCCGGAGCAGACGGGATTGCCCTATGCCTCGGCCCACCCCGGCGTCATGCACGCCTGCGGCCACGACGGCCACACCGCCATGGTGCTGGCCCTGGCGGAATATGTGGCCGCCCACCTCTCTGAGCTGCCCCGGAACGTGCTGCTGATCTTCCAGCCCTCGGAGGAGACCACCGGCGGCGCCGGCAAGCTCTGCCAGGCCGGCGTGCTGGAGCGCTACCGTGTCCGGCACATCTTCGGCCTGCACCTGTGGCCGGGACTGGAGCAGGGCGTGATCGCCTCCCGCCCCGGTCCCCTCATGGCCCGGTCCAACGAGGTCACCGTCACCGTGGAGGGCCGCAGCGTCCACATGAGCCGGGCCAGCGAGGGCCGGGACGCCCTGACCGCGGGCATCGCCTATCTCCAGCGGGCCTATGCCATGATGGACTCCCTGCCCCCGGCGGAGCCCCGGGTGCTGCGCTTCGGCAAGATGGTCTCCGGCACGGTCCGCAATGCCATCAGCGGCCGCACGGTGCTGGAGGGGAGCCTGCGGACCTACCGGGAGGAGACCTTCCGCTTCTGCCGCCGCCAGCTCCAGGACATCGGCAAGGCCCTGGAGGCGGAGACCGGCTGTACCGTTACCGTCCACCTCAGCGAGGGGTATCCGGCGGTGTGGAACCACGAGGAGCTGTACGCCGATGTTTCCGCTAAGCTGGGGGCCGACGCGCCCCTTCTTCTGGAGGCGCCGATGCTGGCGGCGGAGGATTTCTCCTTCTACCAGCAGTACACCCCCGGTGTGTTCTTCCTGCTGGGCGTGGGGGATACGCCCCAGCTCCACGCGCCGGAGTTCGCCTTTGACGACGAGGCGGTGCTGCCCCAGGGCGTGGCGTTTTTGCAGAAGCTGCTGATGCTGGACTGA
- a CDS encoding Gfo/Idh/MocA family oxidoreductase — MDTLRIGIVGLGRLGRVHAENIACKIPGARLTAACTTRPETVEFARQLGVTALYTDFDRMLSEAEMDAVAVISTSSEHCRQIAAALDAGKHVFSEKPLGVDLEQCLQAQAAVERHPELTFMLGFMRRYDPSYAYAKQQVDAGVIGTPYLVKATGLDPEAVVEDAIRFCKNSGGIFLDAGIHDIDLMRWFLGSEAEEVYALGATFKHPEFRQAGDDETGLAVFRFANGAMGSIHVGRTCPYGYHVETEIVGTEGTLRISAVPEKNLARVYGPGGVRAECVASFPERFREAYLLEMQEFVDCVRTGRRPGTTVYDGVRSTAVGYATTEAWRTGRPVKIHLP; from the coding sequence ATGGATACCCTGCGCATCGGCATCGTGGGCCTGGGCCGCCTGGGCCGGGTCCACGCGGAGAACATCGCCTGCAAGATCCCCGGCGCCCGGCTGACCGCCGCCTGCACCACCCGGCCGGAGACGGTGGAATTTGCCCGGCAGCTGGGAGTCACGGCCCTGTACACGGACTTCGACCGGATGCTGTCAGAGGCGGAGATGGACGCCGTGGCGGTGATCTCCACCTCCTCGGAGCACTGCCGGCAGATCGCCGCCGCCCTGGACGCCGGCAAGCACGTCTTTTCCGAAAAGCCCCTGGGCGTGGACCTGGAGCAGTGTCTTCAGGCCCAGGCAGCGGTGGAGCGGCACCCGGAGCTGACCTTCATGCTGGGCTTCATGCGGCGCTACGACCCCTCTTACGCTTACGCCAAGCAGCAGGTGGATGCAGGCGTCATCGGCACGCCCTATCTGGTCAAGGCCACTGGCCTGGACCCGGAGGCGGTGGTGGAGGACGCCATCCGCTTCTGCAAGAACTCCGGCGGCATCTTCCTGGACGCCGGCATCCACGACATCGACCTGATGCGCTGGTTCCTGGGCAGCGAGGCGGAGGAGGTCTACGCCCTGGGCGCCACCTTCAAGCACCCGGAGTTCCGGCAGGCCGGGGACGACGAGACTGGTCTCGCGGTATTCCGCTTTGCAAACGGCGCCATGGGCTCCATCCACGTGGGCCGCACCTGCCCCTACGGCTACCACGTGGAAACGGAGATCGTAGGCACTGAGGGCACGCTGCGGATCTCCGCCGTGCCGGAGAAGAACCTGGCCCGGGTCTACGGTCCCGGCGGCGTCCGGGCCGAGTGTGTGGCCTCCTTCCCGGAGCGATTCCGGGAGGCGTACCTGCTGGAGATGCAGGAGTTCGTGGACTGCGTCCGCACGGGCCGGAGGCCCGGCACCACCGTCTATGACGGCGTCCGCTCCACCGCCGTGGGCTACGCCACCACCGAAGCCTGGCGCACCGGCCGCCCGGTGAAGATCCATCTGCCGTGA
- a CDS encoding CtsR family transcriptional regulator — MGISDLIASFLQESLDEAENGVVEVQRNDLAQRFNCVPSQINYVMSTRFSPERGYIVESRRGGNGYIRITRVRVDRQTLLMHVINSLGEQMDLPSARAILSNLVQAGALEESVGRSILAAVGDKALAAVPRENRDTVRADILRNVLILQV, encoded by the coding sequence GTGGGTATTTCAGATCTGATCGCCAGCTTCCTGCAGGAGAGCCTGGACGAGGCGGAGAACGGCGTGGTGGAGGTCCAGCGCAATGACCTGGCCCAGCGCTTCAACTGCGTGCCCAGCCAGATCAACTACGTCATGTCCACCCGCTTTTCCCCGGAGCGGGGCTACATTGTGGAGAGCCGCCGGGGCGGCAACGGATATATCCGCATCACCCGGGTCCGGGTGGACCGGCAGACGCTTCTGATGCACGTCATCAACTCCCTGGGAGAGCAGATGGACCTGCCCTCCGCCAGAGCCATCCTCAGCAACCTGGTCCAGGCCGGGGCGCTGGAGGAGAGCGTGGGACGATCCATCCTGGCCGCCGTGGGCGACAAGGCCCTGGCGGCAGTGCCCCGGGAGAACCGGGACACCGTCCGGGCGGACATCCTGCGCAACGTCCTGATCCTCCAGGTGTAG